One part of the Musa acuminata AAA Group cultivar baxijiao chromosome BXJ1-5, Cavendish_Baxijiao_AAA, whole genome shotgun sequence genome encodes these proteins:
- the LOC135673469 gene encoding protein REVEILLE 8-like isoform X4, with translation MVHSNPPADGGAGVGTGLDGASAGAGAGGSFSVQHQVRALGMSLTGPVSSPAGTLSDEAAKKIRKPYTITKSRESWTEQEHDKFLEALQLFDRDWKKIEAFVGSKTVIQIRSHAQKYFLKVQKNGNGAHVPPPRPKRKAAHPYPQKASKNGIAAPPLARPIPLQTSFLLERGYALGTDSSSKLRNSTTEGIKSGGAIVVDNCCSSSTGSPRGSLPNCEKNCQGNQVPSLRDFVQVYNFLGSVFDPSTSCHLQKLSEMDPLDVETVLLLMRNLSINLTSPDFEDHIKLLSTHGSDLVEPKPASVDNLLIAN, from the exons ATGGTCCATTCTAATCCACCGGCCGACGGTGGAGCTGGAGTCGGAACCGGCCTTGACGGCGCCAgcgccggcgccggcgccggTGGCTCCTTCTCGGTCCAGCATCAGGTTAGGGCCCTGGGCATGTCGCTCACGGGCCCGGTGAGCTCCCCTGCCGGGACGTTGTCCGATGAGGCCGCCAAGAAGATCCGGAAGCCCTACACCATCACCAAGTCTAGGGAGAGCTGGACCGAGCAAGAGCACGACAAGTTCCTCGAGGCGCTTCAGCT TTTTGATCGTGATTGGAAAAAAATAGAAGCTTTTGTTGGCTCAAAGACAGTTATTCAG ATAAGGAGTCATGCACAAAAGTACTTCTTAAAGGTCCAAAAGAACGGAAACGGTGCACATGTCCCACCCCCTCGGCCCAAGCGTAAAGCAGCACATCCATATCCACAGAAGGCCTCTAAAAATG GCATTGCAGCTCCTCCATTAGCTCGACCAATTCCATTGCAAACTTCATTTTTGCTTGAACGAGGCTATGCTCTTGGGACAGATTCATCTTCCAAGCTCAGAAACTCTACTACAG AAGGTATAAAGTCTGGAGGAGCTATTGTAGTCGACAATTGCTGTTCAAGCAGCACCGGAAGCCCTCGTGGGTCTCTACCAAATTGTGAGAAAAACTGTCAAGGGAATCAAGTGCCATCACTTCGTG ACTTCGTTCAGGTATACAACTTTTTAGGCAGTGTTTTTGATCCAAGCACAAGTTGCCATCTACAGAAGCTAAGTGAGATGGATCCTCTTGATGTTGAAACG GTTTTACTGTTAATGAGAAATCTCTCTATCAACTTGACAAGTCCTGATTTTGAAGACCAT ATAAAGCTACTCTCTACGCATGGTTCTGATCTGGTGGAACCAAAACCAGCCAGTGTTGACAATCTACTTATCGCAAATTAA
- the LOC135673468 gene encoding serine/threonine receptor-like kinase NFP, translating to MRTRANSCPPLDPTIPSLLLLSLSLLLPQAKGQVPAPQLSDGVRCSADRSIYPCQAYALYRAEPTEVPLSVDLASVGDLFGVSRAMIARTTNLTVADSTLPLRQGQLLLVPLTCSCDRNRSYSPAYYQIKADDTFYLVSTVTYGNLTAYPAVELVNPTLVPEDLQIGVIVNFPIFCQCLKNNTINGKNILGLVTYVLQPSDTYASVAASFATDVQTLTDLNGPENMTFSDIFVPLYQIPPPLLRTNVLSEAPASPPTASAPVVEKNENKGVIAGLAGGLGALCALQLLLLAWCWRRSNRKGEEVGKGGNYSSMERSGKGGGESRMAKSASGDGKLITDISEWLDKYKVFDVEELRDATSGFDDSRLIKGSVYKGTIGGEVFAVKKMKWNACDELKILQKVNHTNLVKLEGFCIDAKEGTTYLVYEYVENGSLDDWLGNPASARKLDWRTRLRIALDVASGLQYIHEHTWPRVVHKDIKTSNVLLDGNLHAKIANFGLASTGCNAITTHIVGTQGYVAPEYLTDGLVTTKMDVFSFGVVLLELITGREAVNQDGEALWSEAGRLFQSTAGRLEESLLQWVDAALAGQSCSVESVVSVMNVARACLHKDPSKRPSMMDAAYMLSKADEHLSDFSIDGLSVGGSDVAGR from the exons ATGAGGACAAGAGCCAACTCCTGCCCACCGCTGGACCCAACCAtcccttcccttctccttctcagcCTCTCCCTCCTGCTTCCACAAGCAAAGGGCCAAGTGCCGGCGCCCCAGCTCTCCGATGGCGTGCGCTGCTCCGCCGACCGGAGCATCTACCCATGCCAGGCCTACGCGCTGTACCGCGCCGAACCCACCGAGGTACCCCTCTCCGTCGACCTCGCCTCCGTCGGCGACCTCTTCGGCGTCAGCCGCGCCATGATCGCCCGGACCACCAACCTCACCGTCGCCGACTCGACCCTTCCCCTCCGCCAGGGCCAGCTCCTCCTCGTTCCCCTCACCTGCTCCTGCGACCGGAATCGCTCCTACTCGCCTGCCTACTACCAGATCAAAGCCGACGACACCTTCTACTTGGTCTCCACCGTCACGTACGGCAACCTCACCGCCTACCCAGCCGTCGAGCTGGTGAACCCCACCCTAGTCCCTGAGGACCTCCAGATCGGCGTCATCGTCAACTTCCCCATCTTCTGCCAGTGCCTCAAGAACAACACCATCAACGGCAAGAACATCCTCGGCCTCGTCACCTACGTTCTTCAGCCATCTGATACGTACGCCTCGGTCGCCGCAAGCTTCGCCACGGACGTCCAGACTCTCACCGATCTGAACGGACCAGAAAACATGACCTTCTCTGATATTTTCGTTCCCCTGTATCAAATTCCCCCACCCCTGCTGCGAACAAACGTGTTGTCAGAAGCTCCAGCTTCACCGCCTACAGCCTCCGCTCCCGTGGTCGAGAAGAACGAGAACAAGGGAGTCATCGCTGGGCTGGCAGGGGGCTTAGGTGCTCTCTGCGcgctgcagctgctgctgctggctTGGTGTTGGAGGAGATCAAATAGAAAGGGGGAGGAAGTCGGGAAGGGTGGCAACTACAGTAGCATGGAGAGGAGCGGGAAGGGAGGAGGGGAGTCGAGGATGGCCAAATCGGCGTCGGGAGATGGCAAGCTGATAACGGACATATCGGAGTGGCTGGACAAGTACAAGGTGTTCGACGTGGAGGAACTGCGTGATGCGACGTCGGGCTTCGACGATAGCCGGCTGATAAAGGGGTCGGTCTACAAGGGGACGATCGGCGGCGAGGTGTTCGCGGTGAAGAAGATGAAGTGGAACGCCTGCGACGAGCTCAAGATCCTGCAGAAG GTGAACCACACCAACCTGGTGAAGCTGGAAGGCTTCTGCATCGACGCCAAGGAAGGCACCACCTACCTCGTCTACGAGTACGTGGAGAACGGTTCCCTCGACGATTGGCTCGGCAACCCGGCTTCCGCCCGCAAGCTGGACTGGCGCACCAGGCTCCGCATCGCCCTCGACGTCGCCAGTGGCCTCCAGTATATCCACGAGCACACCTGGCCCCGCGTCGTCCACAAGGACATCAAGACCAGCAACGTCCTCCTCGACGGCAACCTCCATGCCAAGATCGCCAACTTCGGCCTCGCCAGCACCGGCTGCAACGCCATCACCACCCACATCGTCGGCACGCAGGGCTACGTCGCCCCCGAGTACCTGACCGACGGCCTCGTCACCACCAAGATGGACGTCTTCTCCTTCGGGGTCGTCCTCCTGGAGCTCATCACTGGCCGGGAGGCCGTCAACCAGGACGGGGAGGCACTATGGTCGGAGGCGGGCAGGTTGTTCCAGAGCACGGCCGGGAGGCTGGAGGAGAGTCTGCTGCAGTGGGTGGACGCCGCTCTGGCGGGGCAGTCCTGCTCCGTGGAGAGCGTGGTGAGCGTCATGAACGTGGCGAGGGCCTGTCTGCACAAGGACCCATCAAAGCGGCCGAGCATGATGGACGCAGCGTACATGTTGTCCAAGGCCGATGAGCACTTGTCCGATTTCTCTATAGATGGTCTCTCGGTCGGCGGTAGCGACGTCGCCGGAAGGTGA
- the LOC135673469 gene encoding protein REVEILLE 8-like isoform X3, whose protein sequence is MVHSNPPADGGAGVGTGLDGASAGAGAGGSFSVQHQVRALGMSLTGPVSSPAGTLSDEAAKKIRKPYTITKSRESWTEQEHDKFLEALQLFDRDWKKIEAFVGSKTVIQIRSHAQKYFLKVQKNGNGAHVPPPRPKRKAAHPYPQKASKNAPPLARPIPLQTSFLLERGYALGTDSSSKLRNSTTEGIKSGGAIVVDNCCSSSTGSPRGSLPNCEKNCQGNQVPSLRVVPDFVQVYNFLGSVFDPSTSCHLQKLSEMDPLDVETVLLLMRNLSINLTSPDFEDHIKLLSTHGSDLVEPKPASVDNLLIAN, encoded by the exons ATGGTCCATTCTAATCCACCGGCCGACGGTGGAGCTGGAGTCGGAACCGGCCTTGACGGCGCCAgcgccggcgccggcgccggTGGCTCCTTCTCGGTCCAGCATCAGGTTAGGGCCCTGGGCATGTCGCTCACGGGCCCGGTGAGCTCCCCTGCCGGGACGTTGTCCGATGAGGCCGCCAAGAAGATCCGGAAGCCCTACACCATCACCAAGTCTAGGGAGAGCTGGACCGAGCAAGAGCACGACAAGTTCCTCGAGGCGCTTCAGCT TTTTGATCGTGATTGGAAAAAAATAGAAGCTTTTGTTGGCTCAAAGACAGTTATTCAG ATAAGGAGTCATGCACAAAAGTACTTCTTAAAGGTCCAAAAGAACGGAAACGGTGCACATGTCCCACCCCCTCGGCCCAAGCGTAAAGCAGCACATCCATATCCACAGAAGGCCTCTAAAAATG CTCCTCCATTAGCTCGACCAATTCCATTGCAAACTTCATTTTTGCTTGAACGAGGCTATGCTCTTGGGACAGATTCATCTTCCAAGCTCAGAAACTCTACTACAG AAGGTATAAAGTCTGGAGGAGCTATTGTAGTCGACAATTGCTGTTCAAGCAGCACCGGAAGCCCTCGTGGGTCTCTACCAAATTGTGAGAAAAACTGTCAAGGGAATCAAGTGCCATCACTTCGTG TTGTGCCAGACTTCGTTCAGGTATACAACTTTTTAGGCAGTGTTTTTGATCCAAGCACAAGTTGCCATCTACAGAAGCTAAGTGAGATGGATCCTCTTGATGTTGAAACG GTTTTACTGTTAATGAGAAATCTCTCTATCAACTTGACAAGTCCTGATTTTGAAGACCAT ATAAAGCTACTCTCTACGCATGGTTCTGATCTGGTGGAACCAAAACCAGCCAGTGTTGACAATCTACTTATCGCAAATTAA
- the LOC135673469 gene encoding protein REVEILLE 8-like isoform X6, with amino-acid sequence MVHSNPPADGGAGVGTGLDGASAGAGAGGSFSVQHQVRALGMSLTGPVSSPAGTLSDEAAKKIRKPYTITKSRESWTEQEHDKFLEALQLFDRDWKKIEAFVGSKTVIQIRSHAQKYFLKVQKNGNGAHVPPPRPKRKAAHPYPQKASKNGIAAPPLARPIPLQTSFLLERGYALGTDSSSKLRNSTTGIKSGGAIVVDNCCSSSTGSPRGSLPNCEKNCQGNQVPSLRDFVQVYNFLGSVFDPSTSCHLQKLSEMDPLDVETVLLLMRNLSINLTSPDFEDHIKLLSTHGSDLVEPKPASVDNLLIAN; translated from the exons ATGGTCCATTCTAATCCACCGGCCGACGGTGGAGCTGGAGTCGGAACCGGCCTTGACGGCGCCAgcgccggcgccggcgccggTGGCTCCTTCTCGGTCCAGCATCAGGTTAGGGCCCTGGGCATGTCGCTCACGGGCCCGGTGAGCTCCCCTGCCGGGACGTTGTCCGATGAGGCCGCCAAGAAGATCCGGAAGCCCTACACCATCACCAAGTCTAGGGAGAGCTGGACCGAGCAAGAGCACGACAAGTTCCTCGAGGCGCTTCAGCT TTTTGATCGTGATTGGAAAAAAATAGAAGCTTTTGTTGGCTCAAAGACAGTTATTCAG ATAAGGAGTCATGCACAAAAGTACTTCTTAAAGGTCCAAAAGAACGGAAACGGTGCACATGTCCCACCCCCTCGGCCCAAGCGTAAAGCAGCACATCCATATCCACAGAAGGCCTCTAAAAATG GCATTGCAGCTCCTCCATTAGCTCGACCAATTCCATTGCAAACTTCATTTTTGCTTGAACGAGGCTATGCTCTTGGGACAGATTCATCTTCCAAGCTCAGAAACTCTACTACAG GTATAAAGTCTGGAGGAGCTATTGTAGTCGACAATTGCTGTTCAAGCAGCACCGGAAGCCCTCGTGGGTCTCTACCAAATTGTGAGAAAAACTGTCAAGGGAATCAAGTGCCATCACTTCGTG ACTTCGTTCAGGTATACAACTTTTTAGGCAGTGTTTTTGATCCAAGCACAAGTTGCCATCTACAGAAGCTAAGTGAGATGGATCCTCTTGATGTTGAAACG GTTTTACTGTTAATGAGAAATCTCTCTATCAACTTGACAAGTCCTGATTTTGAAGACCAT ATAAAGCTACTCTCTACGCATGGTTCTGATCTGGTGGAACCAAAACCAGCCAGTGTTGACAATCTACTTATCGCAAATTAA
- the LOC135673469 gene encoding protein REVEILLE 8-like isoform X5 produces the protein MVHSNPPADGGAGVGTGLDGASAGAGAGGSFSVQHQVRALGMSLTGPVSSPAGTLSDEAAKKIRKPYTITKSRESWTEQEHDKFLEALQLFDRDWKKIEAFVGSKTVIQIRSHAQKYFLKVQKNGNGAHVPPPRPKRKAAHPYPQKASKNAPPLARPIPLQTSFLLERGYALGTDSSSKLRNSTTGIKSGGAIVVDNCCSSSTGSPRGSLPNCEKNCQGNQVPSLRVVPDFVQVYNFLGSVFDPSTSCHLQKLSEMDPLDVETVLLLMRNLSINLTSPDFEDHIKLLSTHGSDLVEPKPASVDNLLIAN, from the exons ATGGTCCATTCTAATCCACCGGCCGACGGTGGAGCTGGAGTCGGAACCGGCCTTGACGGCGCCAgcgccggcgccggcgccggTGGCTCCTTCTCGGTCCAGCATCAGGTTAGGGCCCTGGGCATGTCGCTCACGGGCCCGGTGAGCTCCCCTGCCGGGACGTTGTCCGATGAGGCCGCCAAGAAGATCCGGAAGCCCTACACCATCACCAAGTCTAGGGAGAGCTGGACCGAGCAAGAGCACGACAAGTTCCTCGAGGCGCTTCAGCT TTTTGATCGTGATTGGAAAAAAATAGAAGCTTTTGTTGGCTCAAAGACAGTTATTCAG ATAAGGAGTCATGCACAAAAGTACTTCTTAAAGGTCCAAAAGAACGGAAACGGTGCACATGTCCCACCCCCTCGGCCCAAGCGTAAAGCAGCACATCCATATCCACAGAAGGCCTCTAAAAATG CTCCTCCATTAGCTCGACCAATTCCATTGCAAACTTCATTTTTGCTTGAACGAGGCTATGCTCTTGGGACAGATTCATCTTCCAAGCTCAGAAACTCTACTACAG GTATAAAGTCTGGAGGAGCTATTGTAGTCGACAATTGCTGTTCAAGCAGCACCGGAAGCCCTCGTGGGTCTCTACCAAATTGTGAGAAAAACTGTCAAGGGAATCAAGTGCCATCACTTCGTG TTGTGCCAGACTTCGTTCAGGTATACAACTTTTTAGGCAGTGTTTTTGATCCAAGCACAAGTTGCCATCTACAGAAGCTAAGTGAGATGGATCCTCTTGATGTTGAAACG GTTTTACTGTTAATGAGAAATCTCTCTATCAACTTGACAAGTCCTGATTTTGAAGACCAT ATAAAGCTACTCTCTACGCATGGTTCTGATCTGGTGGAACCAAAACCAGCCAGTGTTGACAATCTACTTATCGCAAATTAA
- the LOC135673469 gene encoding protein REVEILLE 8-like isoform X2 codes for MVHSNPPADGGAGVGTGLDGASAGAGAGGSFSVQHQVRALGMSLTGPVSSPAGTLSDEAAKKIRKPYTITKSRESWTEQEHDKFLEALQLFDRDWKKIEAFVGSKTVIQIRSHAQKYFLKVQKNGNGAHVPPPRPKRKAAHPYPQKASKNGIAAPPLARPIPLQTSFLLERGYALGTDSSSKLRNSTTGIKSGGAIVVDNCCSSSTGSPRGSLPNCEKNCQGNQVPSLRVVPDFVQVYNFLGSVFDPSTSCHLQKLSEMDPLDVETVLLLMRNLSINLTSPDFEDHIKLLSTHGSDLVEPKPASVDNLLIAN; via the exons ATGGTCCATTCTAATCCACCGGCCGACGGTGGAGCTGGAGTCGGAACCGGCCTTGACGGCGCCAgcgccggcgccggcgccggTGGCTCCTTCTCGGTCCAGCATCAGGTTAGGGCCCTGGGCATGTCGCTCACGGGCCCGGTGAGCTCCCCTGCCGGGACGTTGTCCGATGAGGCCGCCAAGAAGATCCGGAAGCCCTACACCATCACCAAGTCTAGGGAGAGCTGGACCGAGCAAGAGCACGACAAGTTCCTCGAGGCGCTTCAGCT TTTTGATCGTGATTGGAAAAAAATAGAAGCTTTTGTTGGCTCAAAGACAGTTATTCAG ATAAGGAGTCATGCACAAAAGTACTTCTTAAAGGTCCAAAAGAACGGAAACGGTGCACATGTCCCACCCCCTCGGCCCAAGCGTAAAGCAGCACATCCATATCCACAGAAGGCCTCTAAAAATG GCATTGCAGCTCCTCCATTAGCTCGACCAATTCCATTGCAAACTTCATTTTTGCTTGAACGAGGCTATGCTCTTGGGACAGATTCATCTTCCAAGCTCAGAAACTCTACTACAG GTATAAAGTCTGGAGGAGCTATTGTAGTCGACAATTGCTGTTCAAGCAGCACCGGAAGCCCTCGTGGGTCTCTACCAAATTGTGAGAAAAACTGTCAAGGGAATCAAGTGCCATCACTTCGTG TTGTGCCAGACTTCGTTCAGGTATACAACTTTTTAGGCAGTGTTTTTGATCCAAGCACAAGTTGCCATCTACAGAAGCTAAGTGAGATGGATCCTCTTGATGTTGAAACG GTTTTACTGTTAATGAGAAATCTCTCTATCAACTTGACAAGTCCTGATTTTGAAGACCAT ATAAAGCTACTCTCTACGCATGGTTCTGATCTGGTGGAACCAAAACCAGCCAGTGTTGACAATCTACTTATCGCAAATTAA
- the LOC135673467 gene encoding BTB/POZ domain-containing protein At1g63850-like — protein sequence MAASSHHLKPHTQQQLHPQSHQQPNRWSNTKTKRRDTVAFVDPHVVSSDGPWCCTTSFSSVAASPPHPLRVPAVFPQNQAEPVPIASPSPSPCPMDAPPSTVSAVAFAASVASPYPPYPSSYSKFNSALNAGLLNPMSPPPPPLDKTRSSPTLFDMMANEQDYHPLPAAHAGPLQMHLPGRAADAPTAASAQDRQLLLQERVADIIGSCSPGNQLNDAESGDVRLTLSSNDGLTVSLNVHRHILVAHSRFFAAKLSDRWSKQQRSLPHIVEISDCDDVEIYVETLRLMYCKDLRRRLMREDVSNVLGILKVSAAISFDAGVLSCLEYLEAAPWAEDEEEKVALLLSQLQLESSGAEEVLKRVSLEVAPSAADEVDGGNGGEEILIRLLQVVLEGKDEKARREMKGLVSKMLRENNTATQCGGLGGGAGANGGGDLSKESLYSACDGCLCSLRHHFARAAASDLTEVAQIARQSDNLHWILDILIDRQIADDFLRTWACQAELSEMHSRVPAIHRYEVSRVTARLFVGVGKGHILVSKESRSLLLRTWLEPFYEDFGWMRRACKGLDRHLIEDGLANTILTLPLATQQEILLAWFDRFLNAGDDCPNIQRGFEVWWRRAFWRRNGEADQLPPQLRITAAAACENSC from the exons ATGGCTGCTTCTTCTCACCACCTCAAACCCCACACGCAGCAACAACTACATCCACAATCACACCAACAGCCTAACCGCTGGTCGAACACCAAGACCAAGCGCCGGGACACCGTCGCTTTCGTCGACCCTCACGTCGTCTCCTCCGACGGGCCTTGGTGCTGCACCACATCCTTCTCCTCCGTCGCTGCCTCCCCGCCTCACCCCCTCCGCGTTCCGGCGGTGTTCCCGCAGAACCAGGCCGAGCCCGTGCCTATCGcctcgccctcgccctcgccctgTCCCATGGACGCCCCTCCCTCCACTGTTTCCGCCGTCGCCTTCGCGGCATCGGTCGCCTCCCCCTACCCCCCGTACCCCTCCAGCTACAGCAAGTTTAACTCCGCCCTCAACGCGGGGCTCCTCAATCCCATGTCCCCCCCGCCGCCGCCTCTCGACAAGACTCGCTCCAGCCCGACCCTCTTCGATATGATGGCCAACGAGCAGGACTACCACCCCCTCCCCGCCGCCCACGCCGGCCCCCTTCAGATGCATCTCCCAGGCCGCGCCGCCGATGCACCCACGGCCGCCTCCGCCCAGGACCGCCAGCTCCTCCTCCAAGAGCGCGTGGCCGATATCATTGGCAGCTGTAGCCCCGGGAACCAACTAAATGACGCCGAGTCCGGCGACGTCCGCCTCACCCTCAGTTCCAACGACGGTCTCACCGTCTCCCTCAACGTCCACCGCCACATCCTCGTCGCTCACAGCCGCTTCTTCGCTGCCAAGCTCTCGGACCGCTGGTCCAAGCAGCAGCGCTCCCTCCCCCACATTGTGGAGATCTCCGACTGCGACGACGTCGAGATCTACGTCGAGACCCTCCGCCTCATGTACTGCAAGGACCTCCGCCGGCGCCTTATGAGGGAGGATGTGTCCAACGTCCTCGGCATCCTAAAG GTTTCGGCTGCGATCTCGTTCGATGCAGGGGTTTTATCTTGCCTTGAGTACTTGGAAGCCGCCCCCTGGGCAGAGGACGAGGAAGAGAAGGTGGCCTTGCTTCTGTCACAGCTCCAACTTGAGAGCTCAGGCGCAGAGGAGGTGCTCAAGCGGGTGTCCCTCGAAGTGGCTCCATCCGCGGCCGACGAGGtggacggtggaaatggcggtgAGGAGATCCTCATCCGGCTACTCCAAGTGGTATTAGAAGGGAAGGACGAGAAAGCGAGACGGGAGATGAAGGGCCTGGTCTCCAAGATGCTCCGCGAAAACAACACCGCCACCCAGTGCGGCGGACTGGGCGGCGGCGCGGGTGCCAATGGAGGTGGGGACCTCAGCAAGGAATCCCTCTACTCCGCCTGCGACGGCTGCCTCTGCTCCCTTCGTCACCATTTCGCCCGCGCCGCCGCCTCGGATCTCACCGAGGTTGCTCAGATCGCGCGGCAGTCCGACAACCTCCACTGGATCCTGGACATTCTTATCGACCGACAGATTGCCGACGACTTCCTGCGGACGTGGGCGTGCCAAGCGGAGCTCTCGGAGATGCACTCACGGGTGCCGGCCATCCACCGGTACGAAGTGAGCCGGGTGACGGCCCGGCTGTTCGTCGGGGTGGGCAAGGGCCATATTCTGGTGTCCAAGGAGTCGCGGAGCTTGCTGCTGCGGACCTGGCTGGAGCCCTTCTACGAGGACTTCGGGTGGATGCGAAGGGCCTGCAAGGGCCTCGACCGCCACCTCATCGAGGACGGCCTCGCCAACACCATCCTTACGCTGCCGCTGGCGACGCAGCAGGAGATCCTTCTCGCCTGGTTCGACCGGTTCCTGAACGCCGGCGACGACTGCCCGAACATTCAGAGGGGATTTGAGGTGTGGTGGCGCAGGGCCTTCTGGCGAAGGAACGGCGAAGCGGACCAGCTGCCGCCGCAGCTCAGGATCACGGCGGCTGCCGCCTGCGAGAATTCTTGCTGA
- the LOC135673469 gene encoding protein REVEILLE 8-like isoform X1 codes for MVHSNPPADGGAGVGTGLDGASAGAGAGGSFSVQHQVRALGMSLTGPVSSPAGTLSDEAAKKIRKPYTITKSRESWTEQEHDKFLEALQLFDRDWKKIEAFVGSKTVIQIRSHAQKYFLKVQKNGNGAHVPPPRPKRKAAHPYPQKASKNGIAAPPLARPIPLQTSFLLERGYALGTDSSSKLRNSTTEGIKSGGAIVVDNCCSSSTGSPRGSLPNCEKNCQGNQVPSLRVVPDFVQVYNFLGSVFDPSTSCHLQKLSEMDPLDVETVLLLMRNLSINLTSPDFEDHIKLLSTHGSDLVEPKPASVDNLLIAN; via the exons ATGGTCCATTCTAATCCACCGGCCGACGGTGGAGCTGGAGTCGGAACCGGCCTTGACGGCGCCAgcgccggcgccggcgccggTGGCTCCTTCTCGGTCCAGCATCAGGTTAGGGCCCTGGGCATGTCGCTCACGGGCCCGGTGAGCTCCCCTGCCGGGACGTTGTCCGATGAGGCCGCCAAGAAGATCCGGAAGCCCTACACCATCACCAAGTCTAGGGAGAGCTGGACCGAGCAAGAGCACGACAAGTTCCTCGAGGCGCTTCAGCT TTTTGATCGTGATTGGAAAAAAATAGAAGCTTTTGTTGGCTCAAAGACAGTTATTCAG ATAAGGAGTCATGCACAAAAGTACTTCTTAAAGGTCCAAAAGAACGGAAACGGTGCACATGTCCCACCCCCTCGGCCCAAGCGTAAAGCAGCACATCCATATCCACAGAAGGCCTCTAAAAATG GCATTGCAGCTCCTCCATTAGCTCGACCAATTCCATTGCAAACTTCATTTTTGCTTGAACGAGGCTATGCTCTTGGGACAGATTCATCTTCCAAGCTCAGAAACTCTACTACAG AAGGTATAAAGTCTGGAGGAGCTATTGTAGTCGACAATTGCTGTTCAAGCAGCACCGGAAGCCCTCGTGGGTCTCTACCAAATTGTGAGAAAAACTGTCAAGGGAATCAAGTGCCATCACTTCGTG TTGTGCCAGACTTCGTTCAGGTATACAACTTTTTAGGCAGTGTTTTTGATCCAAGCACAAGTTGCCATCTACAGAAGCTAAGTGAGATGGATCCTCTTGATGTTGAAACG GTTTTACTGTTAATGAGAAATCTCTCTATCAACTTGACAAGTCCTGATTTTGAAGACCAT ATAAAGCTACTCTCTACGCATGGTTCTGATCTGGTGGAACCAAAACCAGCCAGTGTTGACAATCTACTTATCGCAAATTAA